The nucleotide window CGCATTGGgacaaaaatcttactttttggagacatttcctctggtctgattcattttttttttttaactttttggccataatgtccatcgttatgtctggaggaaaaaggatgaggctcgcaagctgaagaacaccatcccaaccgtgaagaatggggtggcagcatcatgttgtggggtgctaaATGGTTTAAAGACAACAAGGTCAAAGTATTTGAGtcgcaaagccctgacctcaatctgatagaaaatctgtgggcagaactgaaaaggcatgtctgagcaaggaggcctacaaacctgactctgttacaccagttctgtctggaggaatgggccccTTATTTCAGCAagttgtggaaggctacccaaaatgtttgaaccaagttaaacaacttaaaggcaatgctaccaaatactaacaaagtgtgtgtaaacttctgatccactgggaatgtgatgaattaAATATACCGgtaagctgaaataaataattctctctactattattctgatgttttacattcttgaaaaaagtagtgatcctaactaaaTGCATTTGGCtgaggtttatgtaaacttctgacttcaactgtagatataCTAAACTCATAAGATAGATTAGTATGTTACAAAAGCTGAAgagatttattatatatttttatttgtcaaatagcTTTAGCAGTACTTAGGCATATCATTTGTAAAATTCTATGCAATACTCTCCTGAAACCATGCCCCTTATGATATTTTAACAGTACCGGGTGTCTCAGAATTtgctgcatccttcaaaaatgtgAGTAAAATACAAAGTTAAAGCAATGTATTTCTCAAAGAATGAATGAAGACATCATGTAtacctttttgtgttttttccagCCCATCACATATTCTCCACCCAAATGGATGGCTGAGCTTGAGTCAGAAGATATTGAGATGTTGAAAGGTCTGGTGCATTTTTGATGTATTCAAACAAATACATATTGACTCTCTTGAggtaaaatttttaattttattgttttgaaatCCCTGTTATGGATCCACGTTATTCTTACTAATGCTTGCTTGTATTTAAGGGCTTAAATTTGATTAGATACATCTCAACAGTGCAATGTGGATTTTTCTAAAAGTTAGGTGTTTTGATTATTTGTGATGACATCCTGCAATAAAGCCTCTGTTTTTGTATTAGAATTGGGGAGTTTGACCACAGCAAATCTGATGGAGAAGGTGAAGGGTCTGCAGAATCTGGCGTATCAGTTGGGCTTGGATGAGTGTGAGTAATTTTAGATTTCTTAGAAACTTGTTAGGGAAACAAGTGTTGCATCAGTGCaccatttattttgattattgtttATATGGACTTTGTGACGCCTGTCCTTTCCCCCACTAGATGGCGATATTACACTAAGGAAAAATTTAACTAGCACATTAAGATATTTTACATTTAGTCTGGAAAATTAGCGTTCTTCGAGCTGTTTTCACAGTTAAATTCATgatactttattaaaaaaaaaatctataatttatAGCAATTTTCAACTTTTcagaagaaaatacattttatcatcATAATACTGAatgaattttttatatatatatatatatatatatatatatacacacacacacacacacacatacaagttaAGCTTTTGTGACATAACGTTGATTAcaacagaaatacattttgtctCGCGcctccttttctgtaaaaaaaaaaagctagttacagtgaggcacttataatggaagtgaatggttccAATCCGTTaaagttaaaatactgtttcaaaagtatagccacaagacacaccatgtgttaacatgatttaggtgtgagaaaatcacttactacacttttcggtgtaaagttatagccaacttcgttgccataattttgtaatgtcaacaaacgatttaaacaactttatagctcaaataatacatgatttttaatagaagaattaatgaaagtgcttttataaaattataagcttcaaatttctgcctttaaaacctccagaaataggccccattcacttttattgtaagtgcctcactgtaacttcaattgttttattttttaaagaaaaggactgaTGAGTCAGAACTATtttcgtggtaatcaacataatgccacaaatgctgttcactgagcttcacttgtattaaacccggaatattcctgtaaTAAATGTCTCGAATGAACATGTACTCTAAGTTTAATCAAACTGATTAGTTGCCCATTGCCACCTACATTTAGTGTTTATTCCCACTGCCGGAATTATATGAAAGTCAAGTGTTTCAATGTTTTACAAGATGAAAATGGGAACTAAATATACAAATATCGCACAATTTAAAAGTAAGACAACCATCTCAATGAAGATTTGTTTCATATTCATTGCATGCCTAATGTCATCAGCCTCAGACATGTTCAGCGACATCCCCTAACTGTATTTGTCATAAGACtgctttttggtccttttttttttttttttttaatgtattagaAACAATGATATAAGAAAATTAAGATTTATATGTGACACATGAGACATCTTTTATTTTAGATACAAAAGTATTTTTGGTAAGTCGCTTCatttgtaagttgttttggataaacaCATCTacttaatgaataaatgtaaatatcattaGAAAGCTATTCCTTTGCATAAggctcaaaatgtgtttctgggtcaaagtgactcaaatTATGGAGCAGGTAAAATATagtttaaacacaaaaatgaaactaGATGTTCCTAGTTTGTAACCTGAAAATGCAATGGTTGATCATACctaaaaggtgctgtaagctatttcaGATGgtgagactgagccgttgaattagccacgccccctctttccaaaaccctgcattccaaagataacaaatgagctttattgagactgacATCATCCAGAAATGATTGTTTAAAACAACAGttgcaaaatagcaccctcaactgacaactgtaatgaacaacatggcttaaaaatggcagaatgCCTCAATCATTCGCTGCAACAAAAACACAATGAGAATTCTCAAAATTATTAACAGGTAAAAAGCGTCATTGtccatggacacatttttgtttgctgtttacatagTCTAGAGCTATCACAGAGACCGgtaagatatctcaggacacttatttaattaatatctttaagagagtaggaaaatgttttgcataccTTTCTATGAATAAAtcgcttatagcacctttaatctACTGCATTTTTGTGGGATGAAACTACGTTTGACTGATTTGATAAAGTCTTTGTTTTTACATATTGcgttaaaataacaaaacaacatacactggcggccaaaagttttttattgctcttatggaaagaaattgttacttttattcgcCAAAGTGGCATTCGTCTGATGAAAATGTATAGATAGGACAttaaaaattacatgaaaaaattacaataagggctgcacccctgagtcttctctttactgctgtacatgaaactggtgttgagtgagtagaattcaatgaagctttcAGCTGAgcacatgtgaggcgtctatttctcaaactagagactctgatgtacttatcctcttgtttagttgtacatctggtctttcacatctctttctgtccttgttagagccagttgtcctttgtctttgaagactgtagtgtacaccttggtatttttttgtcagtttccagcattgtataaccttcattcctcaaaacaattattgactgacgagtttctagagaaagctctttttgatctaatattgatcttaagacatgccagtctattgcatactgtggcaactcaaaaactcaagaataaggtgttggagtgaaggctactggaaatggggcctgtctagatttgatcaaaaattacttttttcaaatagtgatggtgctgttttttttacttcaataatgtcttgactatactttgtgatcagttgaatgccactttggtgaatgaaagtaccaatatctttccataagagcaaaatctgtacattattccaaacttttggccaccagtgtacatttaAATACTAACcaccattttattatttgtaagaGTTACCAGTGTAACATAATTAGCTAAACATTGTTACAAATAGAAATGCATAAACTGGAGGCTTTGCTGATGAGTGACTTTGCTCTCAATTGGGCTTCTAGCAGTGTAATAATTCACCTTGGATGTCTCTGCCCCTAGTCATTTTGTCCTCCGCTGGTTCATGGTGACTTAATAGGACTGCAGTGtactcatatttattttattcagtagTATAAAAGCTGTAGGAATATTAATATTGATTTTCtgtcttattttattttctggacattttaatacaaattctgtcataatttactcaccttcatgttgtttcaaaacctTCTGACTTGCTTGCAGCACAGatgatgttaggctgaatgacaGCCTTTTagtcacattcacttttattgtatgggggTGGGGGCGAttatgcaatggaagtgaaccTCTGTGCTATTCTGTACAACTtcatcacaaacacgcacacagcaCATGATGAGGAACACAACACAGGTCactgtatttgtgtttttaattaatttggtgCAGTTATGGGCACCAGAGTGAATGACACTTGTGCCTCTATGCCATAATTCAGCAGATGTGCAGTTACTGGCTATATGTGCTACTGGCAAACTGCCTTTTTGAGGAGATAGCTGGTTGCGAACAATGCATTTGCAGCCCTACTCAAATTGCACACTCCCTTACGCACGTATCTAAAAGGCACCTCGCCTCTTCTTTGTCCCACAATATTCCCCTGCCACtcattctgtgtgtttgtgtttttgtgcaactgaTGATATTGTAATGCTTAAATTGGCACAAGTTATTTTATTTCCTGAACAAGTGCGGATTCTAGTTCAGGTCACATTCTCACTCAAGACAGTTCCATTACAACCGAACTCGGACCACCTTGTACAGGTAGTCTTGGGCTCTGTACCACGGTCCACTCCCCATTTTGAAAAATATCACACATTTTTCATGCGAACCAAACTCTGATTCAGACTAAACTGCCTGTGTATGCCCTATAAGTGCCTAGAAAAATAAGTGttctcattaaagggatagttcactcaaaaatgaaaattctctaatcaactcaccctcatgccatcctagatgtatatgacattctttcttctgctgaatgtttcttttagaagaatatctctgttctgtctgtccaaacaatgcaagtgaatggtggccagaacattgaaagtccaaaaagcacataaagatagCACAGAAGTAATTCACATGGTCTGAAATAGATCAAAACGTATGtccttattttactataaattctccttcctgcccagtagctGGTAATATGCATGAATAAAGAGAatcaccaaaacaaaagaagaatgtgaaaatggagattgatattaaaaaaagtatataaatattgacctgtttctcacctacatctGTCATATTTTGaagattctgaagatatggatttaaccagatgtttggattacttttatgctgcctttatgtgcttttggatctTTAAAGTTATGGTCAccttcacttgcattatatggacctatagaactgagataatcttcacttgtgttcagcagaagaaagtatacacatctgtgatggcttgTGTAAATGGTgagacaatgtttatttttgagcgaactatccctttaaatatattcTTTCTAATGTGGACATGTCCTTTCTTACCTGTTCATATTCCTGTACCATAACAGTGTGATTAACGTATCACATTTTGACATACGTTTTTATATAATTGGGTATAGCCACTCACATGTTGTAGTTAGTTTAGTCCCTGATCAAACCTGTAGTGTGGAAAGTTAATTGATGAAGTGATGAGACAGGAGAGTGAGGAAGGCCACCGTGTGAGTTCACTGCTGAATTGTAAAATTCCATCAGGAGAGCATGATTGAAGTAGCCTCATTCATCCAGGATTATGCTAAACAGAATTTGTCATGGCTGTAAACCATTGGGGAAAATAATAATAAGGAAATTATAGTTCACCTATAGTAACTGAATATGCAAAAGTGTAGCAAAATCACTGCGTTTTCAAGCGGAACTATTACTTGtaatggatatactgtatatacaattgtGTTACTGTGTTGAACTATGGACCTGAGTGTCAGGCTTTAGTGTCAAATTTCGTTTAAATATTTGAGGGGTACGCATTCGAAGTTCTTGATTTGACATTTGAAAATGGGAGATTTTGTCAAATCTAAAATAAAGTTTTGGGAAATGTTAaatattctgcactatttctaggtgaataatcaaataagcaaactTATAACAAAGAGCATATTAAATTTGTATGAAGTACTCAAGATGCACTTTGGAATGTTTTCCAATCATGTGGGGGATGGcatgaatcatcaggttttgcacaaaactGCGGAGTTCATGCCAGCTCgactgcatgctgtcattaaagaaaAAGGGGAAAGACCAAAtattaagaaattctgaaattggTTTTAGTTTTTCAATGAAACTTTTTCTTAATGCTGATAacattatttgtaataaaatgtatatcaagCATTTTTTACAAGTCGATTCagacttttaaatggtagtgtttTAGGACAGAGCATTCCTGTTGTTAAATATTattgagaatatatcaatattgaGAGTTTCGTAAGTCATCCTAAATATATAAAGAGCTGTATTGTCAATTTTTAAGCAAATGTTTGCATAGTATTGAAGCACCAACATGTTTTGGTGTTTTTAAGCATTAAATGAGATATCCTTGTATGTACACACAAATATTGGCAGATTTACACTGTAAGATCCATTGACTTGGGTGTCAGGGAACTTAGCTAGCTTAACAAATCAAAATGATGTTTTGCGTCATTTTAATATTGTGCATTGTAATACTACGAGGGCATTTTAAAATAAGCATTCTAGTATGTAATGTCTCCTACACAGAGGAGAAAGGAAGTATTGCTTTGTAGAAATGATTATCATCGCAACTCTGAGCAGCAGTTAACGCTGCGCCATTTAATGTGGTGAGGTTTAATTTTCTTCCTTTTCGCAGCTGTCAGGGGAAGGCTTGTAAATCTCagctactttttcatcatgtttctttctctcttcagcGCCTTTAAACGAGCTGACGAGTGGTAGTGTTAGGAGAAGGGAGGGTGCGGAGGAGAAAGATTTACTGCACCTTTGGCATGATGGCCATTAAAGTCTTCTTGTTAATGGAGATAATGCAATCAGGGAGTGAAAACTCACCCCGAAGGCAAGGTTATCAGCCAcagttatgttttatttatttatttattttgttggcaattgagcATATAGATGCCTGAGATTTTAGATGCATTAGCTGCATATGTTTCGCTGAAAAATATGTTAAGTTTTGATAAATGAAGCTTTGATTAATCGTGGTCTTCTGTTAAGCTTAACATGTAGAGATGTAAATAAGTGCATATGAAAGGTGTAAGTGTTGCTAAATCAATACGTTTTCAAGTGGAAAcgtatatttacattttgaaatatagtTACAGTACTGCAATTTGCCTTTGCAGAGCAGTGCAGTGAAGATAAGTGTGTATAAACCTTTTGGGGGCATTGCAGCAGCAAGCAATAAGGCTCAccatgtgtgaatatgtgtgagatcatgtgcatgtgtgcatttatttgtgtgtgtgacatgtgCCAGACCAGTCTCCTTGGGGACATTTGCCCCTCCTCTCTTAGCTGAGTGACGCTGATCAGGGTCGTTGTGGGAGGGCCTGACGTGTGCCTAACCCTCCAGCCCCTCACCAGTAACCATCTGCTCCATGCTTTGATGAATTCTGCTGTCGTGGGCTGCTGAGTATGGTCATCAGGCCCCTCCACTCCCACAGGACCAGTCACTACACTGATAAGTGCTGTTATTGAAGGTAATTGAAAGGAGAGTGCTCTTCTGGGACAGCTAGGCCTCAGGCTGATGATACCAATGATTCCACTGCAGCTGCTTCTACAGATGATGTAACACACTTGTTTCTTCTTGAGTAATTGTGGGGGTGTCAAATAATTTGCTCATTTTggaaatattgtgtaggtccaacAAGATTACAACTGTATTTTGTGTGATTGGTAGCAAATTAAGTAGATTTTGAAACACCTAACCCTTAACATGAAAGGAAAGTTTAACGTTAAACTTAATCTACAGCATTCGCGGAAATAATATTGATTAGCACAATTTATTTGAACTCATCGCACatttataaacaaatacattaaaattggAATTCAGAAGTAtatccacaaaatgtaaacattattttatgattttagtttgataaaatcagggatttgcCAGTGTTACGTCATCATGacaataaagttgtaatattggatatagctttacacagaaaagagaagcgtttttatcacactaaaacacacaatgtttacattttgttactgtattttttaaacattgtgtattttatttattactcATTGTAGGGACTGTAaccgtgatttttttttttttcttatttttttcccaaaaacAAGCGATTgggtcaatacatttattttatatatatatatatatatatatatatatatatatatatatatatatatactatatatatatatataaacacacacggacagggttggggagtaacggaatatatTTAACCTGatttacgtatttaaaatactgaatataagtatccactacagttacaatttaagtaattgtaattagaatacagttacattctaaaagttttttgtttactgaaaagattactttgcattttattgtcatttgtttcatttaatatttagtgctttcagatggaaaacacatatccatataaatgatgtgatccaaagtgcatttgaacagtggtgaaatatatatatatatatatatatatatatatatatatatatatatatatatatatatatatatatatatattgtagtaatcaacattattccatacatcctgtcgattgagcttaacttgtattgaagccaAAATATACTTTCTTTCAACATGTCGCTACGAATTGCACACAGTGCATGTAACGCAAATTTAGTCATCAGCACATTATACAGACTCTCTGTATATAGCCCAGTTTTTTAGACTCACGGACTGTCTGCGTGTATTGTATGCTCGTGCCTGCCTTTGAGTATActaaaaaaatatcacaaagcAGTAAAAGTTTGTGACATATGTGTCCATATGGGCTTGTGGTCAAAGGAGTTTATGTTGAAAGACTGAGTGCTTGACCATGTGCAAGATGTAACTGTGtgtggaaaaacaaagtataccttaACCTTTAGGCTTTTGTGGTttctagggatgtgcacaagtaatttAGTACTAATCGAGTACTTGTTCTGCACAGCTAGTCGAATATTAAAAACCTAACTAAAAAGTTTTTTGCGCATTTGCCTACAGTGAGCAGCACTGAAAACTGTACTTTCCATCTGAGTCTcatcaaatctcgcagttacaattgagtccactggggggcACTGTGGATGTGTGTTGTCGAAATGTTGGTTGAGAGAAGGCAATATGATGGCGTCTGTGCTTTTGAAAGCAAAGCCTACCCTTTCTCAAATTACATAGTGTCacagtgtgtactgtatgtgatcAAGGATACACATCCCAGCCAGTAAAACTGCATGTTCTTTAGATATCCATGCAAGGAGTATGACTAGATTACGGACATCATCCAGGGACGTCGCTATTGACCCATGACCTGAATATATGATGTAACAACAACCATGTAAATAATCTAcaatggttttgttaaacaaggaCCATTTAACACAAGGAACAAATTTCTTGGTAAATATATCACTTCAAGTTGAATATAGTGATCCGACTCGCAGTTAACCGCCATTCTTATAAATCCAGCATTTTGATCGTGATGTCTCCTCAGTTTCGAGGCATTATGGGATAGTAAATTGTCCAGTCGATCTAACCTTCAGAAT belongs to Xyrauchen texanus isolate HMW12.3.18 chromosome 16, RBS_HiC_50CHRs, whole genome shotgun sequence and includes:
- the LOC127656568 gene encoding protein lin-52 homolog, whose protein sequence is MASPNGGEDFESSLLSFEKLDRASPDLWPEQLPGVSEFAASFKNPITYSPPKWMAELESEDIEMLKELGSLTTANLMEKVKGLQNLAYQLGLDESREMTRGKFLNILERPKK